The following coding sequences are from one Ctenopharyngodon idella isolate HZGC_01 chromosome 17, HZGC01, whole genome shotgun sequence window:
- the supt7l gene encoding STAGA complex 65 subunit gamma has product MMRYWGELPVASAPSGRSSFDLLQREFRQVEMQDPPLHQPSAQRPRPTTMLDIPSEPCSLTIHTVQLSQHARRLRSLIAAAQQGQQPLPTLLDPQGVFKPDDVDALPPRPVTPTVPDDLLPLDSKAPRQPFQLRHSDPESDFYKGKGEPVTELSWLSCRQLLYQSVATVLAHAGFESANESVLETLTDMVHEHYLRLTKLLRVAVDREACKGTTPFPDVVEQVFHEVGIGSVLALQRFWQVRIKDYHSYMLQVSKELSEEYERLVNPEKALEDSKPLKVKEEPVSDIAFPLNEEMEADLASGDQALPIGVLGTSSERLAGGLEEGHSPHTSGAAGNSSPLWHLAQVKMEPQDSEEGQVSGHGVLGSDVFEEGPMSTMSEAGIPPSPGGSEGSYMSHSPDSLMGTSPFTQRPKKRMRKV; this is encoded by the exons ATGATGCGTTATTGGGGCGAGCTCCCAGTGGCTTCGGCTCCCTCGGGCCGCAGTTCTTTTGACCTTTTGCAGCGTGAGTTCCGCCAGGTGGAGATGCAGGACCCTCCCCTGCACCAACCTTCTGCACAGCGTCCACGTCCCACCACCATGCTGGACATCCCATCAGAGCCCTGCAGCCTCACAATCCACACTGTGCAGCTGAGCCAACATGCTCGTCGTCTCCGGAGTCTCATTGCTGCTGCCCAGCAGGGCCAACAGCCTCTGCCCACATTATTAGATCCCCAGGGTGTCTTCAAACCTGACGATGTGGATGCTCTACCTCCCCGCCCTGTCACACCCACTGTACCTGATGATCTGCTTCCACTGGATAGTAAAGCTCCTCGACAGCCATTCCAGCTACGCCATAGTGACCCAGAGAGCGACTTCTACAA AGGTAAAGGTGAACCTGTCACTGAGTTGAGCTGGCTGTCCTGCCGTCAGCTTCTGTACCAGTCGGTCGCCACAGTGCTCGCTCACGCTGGATTCGAGTCGGCAAATGAGAGCGTGTTAGAGACTTTGACCGATATGGTTCACGAACACTACCTGCGGCTCACCAAGTTATTGCGCGTGGCTGTTGATAGGGAAGCCTGTAAGGGCACTACACCCTTCCCTGATGTGGTGGAACAGGTATTTCATGAGGTGGGCATTGGCAGCGTCCTTGCGCTTCAGCGCTTCTGGCAGGTCCGCATCAAAGATTACCACAGCTACATGCTGCAG GTCAGTAAGGAGCTCTCAGAAGAGTACGAGAGACTCGTGAATCCAGAAAAGGCTCTGGAGGATTCCAAACCCTTGAAGGTTAAAGAGGAGCCGGTGAGTGATATTGCGTTTCCTTTGAACGAGGAGATGGAAGCGGATCTGGCCTCAGGTGACCAGGCCCTGCCCATCGGTGTGCTGGGAACATCCAGTGAAAGACTGGCTGGAGGACTGGAGGAAGGACATTCCCCTCACACATCAG GAGCAGCAGGGAACAGCTCTCCCTTGTGGCACCTAGCCCAGGTGAAGATGGAACCTCAGGACAGTGAGGAGGGCCAGGTATCAGGTCATGGGGTTCTGGGCAGCGACGTCTTTGAAGAAGGCCCCATGTCCACCATGAGTGAAGCTGGCATCCCTCCATCTCCTGGTGGTTCAGAAGGAAGTTACATGTCCCATTCACCAGATTCTCTCATGGGCACGTCACCTTTCACCCAGCGGCCGAAGAAACGGATGAGAAAAGTATAA